The region TAGTAATATTGGCACCGCTCTGAAGATTCTGATTCCGCACTTCCAAATATTCAGGAGTTGTGCCTTGCACACTGGTCATCCAGTTTTGGTTGCCGTGAACAATCTGAAACTGCCGGCTGACACTTGGCGCTACCTGACTCACTCCGGCTACTTCCCGCGCAATAGCCTGCGCATCCTTGTTCGTCAGTTTAGTATTTGAACCTGCCGCCTGGCGCGCCCCGCCTGAAGAGGCGGCACCGGGAGTAACCATAATAAGATTGCTGCCCAGTCCGGCTATAGAATTCTGCACCTTATCCCTAACCCCCATGCCGATGGAGATCATGGCAATTACCGCGGCTACCCCGATGATAATGCCGAGCATTGTTAGAATAGAACGCAATTTGTTAGCTACTAATGCGCTGAATGCTATGGAAAGGCTTTCCCTAAACATGGCTTCCTCCCTTTCCTGGCTCGTCTTTGACTATCAACCCGTCACGCACATGAATGACCCGCTTGGCATAGCCGGCAATATCCGGCTCGTGGGTCACGAGAATTATCGTACGCCCCAGCGCATTTAAATTACCGAAGATCCCCATAATTTCATAACCGGACTTGGTGTCAAGGTTACCGGTAGGTTCATCAGCCATGATAATAGTCGGATCATTAACCAGCGCCCGGGCAATAGCAACGCGCTGGCGCTGACCGCCAGACAGTTCATTAGGCAAGTGATGCATACGGTGATCAAGGCCTACCATTTTCAGCGCCTGGGCTGCCCGCTCGCTGCGTTCAGCAATTTTTACCCCTGCATATACCATCGGCAGCTCAACATTTTGCTTGGCTGTTAACCGGGGCAATAAGTTAAAATTTTGAAAGACAAAACCTATTTTTTTATTACGGGTTACTGCCAAATCATCATCATTTAGACTTGCCACTTCTTGTCCGTCAAGTATATAAGAGCCGCTGGTCGGCCGGTCAAGGCACCCTAATATATTCATCAAAGTCGACTTTCCTGATCCTGAAGGCCCCATGATAGCGGTAAATTCTCCTGCGCCGATGCTGAGAGTAACTCCGGCTAATGCGGCAACCGTAGTGTCACCCATGACATACTGTTTCTTTATATCTGAAAGTTCTATTGTCATTTACTACCCTCCTAACTTCGCTAACAGCCTGTATGATTACTCAGCCCAGGCTGTTAAGCTGAATTAAGTTCGCTCTAAGGTTTTGGAAGGGCTTAATAACCCTTTCCGAAACCAAGGCTCACTTATCATCAGCGGGGCATCATGCCGCCTATTCCCATACCTCTGGAGCCATTCTGAGAACTTTTCTGCGATGTTTGTGTTTTGGCTTGTGATAATACGATTACATCCCCGTCACTAAGACCACTAGTGATCTCAATCCTGTCATCACTGGTCAGACCGGTGGTTACCGGAACATTCTCCATCTGTCCGCCGTTTTTCATAACTACCACGTACTGCTGGTCTTTATTGTTCTTAATAGCCGCCAACGGCACAGTCAGTGCATTTTTACTTTCACCGGTTTGAATCGATACTCTGGCTGTCATCGTGGGCTTCAGTCCGTCATTATCCGAATCTACATTAATTACTACGGTATAGTAAACAACATTTGACTGTACAGTTGCCTTTTGTGAAATAACTGCTACCGTACCGTTAAAAGTCTTACCAGGAAAAGCATCCACCGTGAACGTTGCTTTTTGGCCTACGGCCACTTTACCAATATCCGACTCATCTACTTGAGTCTCAATCTGTAGTTTGGACATATCAGCTACACTAAGGATAACCATTGGGTTGGAAATACCCTGAGCCACCGTTTGGCCTGCCGGTATCGGCTTACCGATAACGACCCCGTCAATCGGGGATTTGATTACAGTATCTTCTAACTGTGATACAACTTGATCGTAACTGGCTTGCGCTACTTTATAGTCCAGTCGTGAACTGTCAAGCTGCTGCTCGGATACAGCACCAATACTGCTTAACCGCTGATTGCGTTGATAGTTGGCTTCAGCATTAGCTAAACGTTCCCTTGCTTGCGATACTTGCGCCTGCAGTTGCGTATCGTCAAGCACAACTAAAACTTGACCGGCTTTTACCTGATCGTTTTCTTTTACTCTAACTTCTTTAAGTAAACCGGTAATTTTAGAACTGATGTCAACCATGTTCACCGGTTTTATCGTGCCGGTGGCCGACACCACCGATACCATATCACCGCGTTCTACTTTTGCTGTCTGTACCGAGACAGCCGCCTTGGCCTTGTTGCTTTGAATATAATAACCGACTGGTACTGCAATTGCAGCTATCATAATTAGTAACAGCCATTTTTTATGTTGCAGCAGTTTACGTACTATTGCCTGCATTTTTCCATCTCCCTTGTTTTTCTGTCATTAATTAACCTGAGTGCCAATAGCCTTATCAAGTTTGGCCATGCTTACGTTATAATCGTATAAAGCTTGAATATGATTTGTTTTTGCCTGGGTTAACGATAGATTGGCATCTATTACGTCCAGATTGGTGCCTGCCCCGGCTTTATATTTTTCCTGGGCAATGTACAGGTCCTCTTCCGCCTTGTTGACAGCCATTTCAGTAGTAGCCAGCCGTTTATCGGCTTCTTGCATGCTAAGATAAGCTTGGCGCACTTCCAGCTCGATATTGTCCTTTGTTTGTTCATATTGCTCTGCCGCCTTAGTTACCGTTGTATCGGCCTGTTTTATTTTGGCGTTGGTTACTCCGGCATCAAACACATTCCAGCTTGCTGTCAAACTCAT is a window of Sporomusaceae bacterium ACPt DNA encoding:
- the macA_3 gene encoding Macrolide export protein MacA, producing MQAIVRKLLQHKKWLLLIMIAAIAVPVGYYIQSNKAKAAVSVQTAKVERGDMVSVVSATGTIKPVNMVDISSKITGLLKEVRVKENDQVKAGQVLVVLDDTQLQAQVSQARERLANAEANYQRNQRLSSIGAVSEQQLDSSRLDYKVAQASYDQVVSQLEDTVIKSPIDGVVIGKPIPAGQTVAQGISNPMVILSVADMSKLQIETQVDESDIGKVAVGQKATFTVDAFPGKTFNGTVAVISQKATVQSNVVYYTVVINVDSDNDGLKPTMTARVSIQTGESKNALTVPLAAIKNNKDQQYVVVMKNGGQMENVPVTTGLTSDDRIEITSGLSDGDVIVLSQAKTQTSQKSSQNGSRGMGIGGMMPR
- the yknY_1 gene encoding putative ABC transporter ATP-binding protein YknY, producing MTIELSDIKKQYVMGDTTVAALAGVTLSIGAGEFTAIMGPSGSGKSTLMNILGCLDRPTSGSYILDGQEVASLNDDDLAVTRNKKIGFVFQNFNLLPRLTAKQNVELPMVYAGVKIAERSERAAQALKMVGLDHRMHHLPNELSGGQRQRVAIARALVNDPTIIMADEPTGNLDTKSGYEIMGIFGNLNALGRTIILVTHEPDIAGYAKRVIHVRDGLIVKDEPGKGGSHV